A part of Schistosoma mansoni strain Puerto Rico chromosome W, complete genome genomic DNA contains:
- a CDS encoding putative beta-1,4-galactosyltransferase — MILKGAVERHWTIVRTVVSQQQECPRENPHAIGRLKIETNVPTWDSLVEKYASSSPQRKVILSKGGNYSYPSLNPVVIHNESINSHNYTDSLKKYVGLWRPIVCDPTENLAVIVPYRNRDIHLRMFLGHMHAFLRKQLLTYTIFIINQAGKTHFNRALLLNVGFIESKRVTNFDCFIFHDVDLLPEDDRNSYRCGDQPRHLSVAVDKFNYRLPYLNIFGGAVAFTKEQFVKVGGFSNIYFGWGGEDDDLYARVVYHNYSIVRYPEEISRYKMISHKKDPDNPDNPKRNELLKNASSRFKTDGYWNANYTLLESYPAYNGLFYWVSISP, encoded by the exons ATGATTTTGAAGGGAGCTGTCGAGAGACATTGGACTATCGTACGTACA GTTGTTTCACAACAACAAGAATGCCCAAGAGAAAATCCTCACGCTA TTGGGCGTTTAAAAATCGAGACTAATGTACCTACTTGGGATTCCTTAGTCGAGAAATATGCATCATCATCCCCTCAACGTAAAGTTATCCTTTCAAAAGGTGGCAACTATTCATATCCCAGTTTAAATCCTGTCGTGATTCACAATGAATCTATTAATTCCCACAATTACACTGATTCATTGAAGAAATACGTCGGATTGTGGCGTCCAATTGTCTGTGATCCAACTGAAAATCTGGCTGTTATTGTCCCGTACCGAAATCGTGATATTCATTTGCGTATGTTTTTAGGACATATGCATGCTTTTCTACGTAAACAACTGCTTACGTATACCATTTTCATTATAAATCAA GCTGGTAAAACTCATTTCAATCGCGCCCTCCTTCTAAATGTTGGGTTTATCGAATCGAAGCGGGTTACGAATTTCGATTGCTTCATATTTCATGATGTGGATTTATTGCCTGAAGACGATCGAAATTCATATCGTTGTGGCGACCAACCGAGACACCTATCTGTTGCTGTGGACAAGTTTAACTACCG TCTTCCTTATCTTAATATTTTTGGCGGAGCTGTGGCGTTCACCAAGGAACAGTTTGTAAAGGTTGGTGggttttcaaatatttattttggaTGGGGTGGAGAAGATGACGATTTATACGCTAGAGTAGTTTATCATAATTACAGCATTGTGCGTTACCCTGAAGAAATCTCTCGTTACAAAATGATTAGTCATAAGAAAGATCCAGATAATCCGGACAATCCTAAACG TAACGAACTTCTGAAGAATGCATCAAGTCGCTTTAAAACAGATGGTTATTGGAATGCGAATTATACGCTACTGGAGTCCTACCCTGCTTACAATGGCCTGTTTTATTGGGTGTCGATTAGTCCATAA